From the genome of Athalia rosae chromosome 3, iyAthRosa1.1, whole genome shotgun sequence:
CCTTTAGAAGTAGAATAATCATTGCATCATAATGCCAATGACAATCCAGTGATACATTAACTCCAGTGAAACAGGGTAATAATCTGTGATCTCAAAAGTTATTAAGAAGGTGATTATAGAACACAGGTAAAAGTGCACCACCGGAAGATGGTTGACAAGATAGTAGACGTGTTCTATCATTCTCAAAACAGGATTCACATTCCAGTTGTTTTAAGTATATATTTAGTTGTTTAGTTTTTTAAGTGTTGTTTTTTGAAAGCTACCTCGGTTAATGAATCCCTGCAAACGAAAGACGACGAACTGCAAACTGAAGTTGCTTGTTGATTTCCCTACTGGTCTTTGAAATGTTTGATAGTATCATAAATCATGGACTAAGAGGTGGTTCAGATTCCGAATACAAATTAAAGGTAAGCATTCTGATAACGTGAGTAGTAGTAGTTATGGGCTTTATACCTACAGTACAAAGACTGATGGACTTATAATGATAAAGTTGGCGCGACATAATCgcgttaaagaaaaaattacctgACATTATTACTTATCTATAGGTATCGTAAGACAACAAACTTTTGTAAAGCAAAAAGTGCATATATCTGTTAATTTGAGTTATGTTATTTTGTTTCGAATTAGTATCCATGAcataataaaagaagaaatattaaGATATTTTCAACAACTATCCATTACTGCTAATTGTAAGACAACTATGCAAAGTAAGCGTAACTTGTAAAAGAATTTTATTGAACAGTCCGCCTTGCATACGTATGTTACAACGGAAATTAACTTCGCTATCACTGAGAAATTCATTTATCGCGGTGTCCTTTTGTATCGAGAGGCCCACTGCATGGATCTGGAACTGCAGTGACGAGGTcaggtttttcctttttcgtgaGTCCAGCGAGTAGCCTTTTTATTTGCGCTATTGCTTTTCCTGGGTTCAACCCCTGTAGTAAAACCATAATTTATACTGTTATTACCGTTTCATTTGTACAACTACATAGCAGTCTTTGAGACGAAACCAATACCTTAGGACATGTTTTCGTGCAGTTGAAAATAGTGTGGCAACGGAATACTGAATAAAAATCCCGCAGTTTTGCGAGTCGTTCCGCATGCTCAAAATCCCTTGAATCGATTATCCATCTGTATGcctgcaaaatttttaatccatataaatttttttttatcacaataTTTCATGCCGCCTAATCCAATGATGGGGACCTGCATCAGGACTGCGGGTCCAAGGTATTTGTCTCCAAGCCACCAGTAGGGCGGGCAAGCATATGTACAGCACCCGCACATCACACATTCGTGAAGCCCATCCAATTTTGCTCTATCCCTCTGGCTTTGAAGGGTCTGTCGATAGCCAATGAACTGATCTTCACCCCGTCTCTTCAACCAGGGATCAATCATTTTGtactgctccaaaaagtgtgACATGTCTGGCACAAGATCACGGATAACATACATGTGGGGCAGAGGATAAATTATCACAGGCTTTGATGAATTCATATCCAGTTTCCTGCGTGAGGATCAATCATAGCTATTACTACCGCGGATCTACTCTTTATTTGTTATAATCGGTAGCGTCAATTTACGTGAGACACGCGAGGGTGTTGACACCGTTGATGTTCATCGCGCAGCTTCCACAGATTCCTTCCCGGCAAGATCTTCGGAAAGAAAGAGTTGCGTCGTATTCTGATTTTATAACTTGCAGGGCGTCAAGCACCATTGTTCCTCGCTTGTTCATATCCACCACGAACTGCTGCATGTATGGTTTTGTCTTTGGCTCGTGGGGATTCCATCGGTACACACGGATTATCTTCATCTGCTGCTTGCCCTTTAGGTTGAGAAGAAATAGAGAAGACTATTTTTTCAGGTGAGATTTTATCTaagtttcatttctttcattgtATCAACTAACGACGTCTTTTTGCGTAGCTCCACAGTCGACAGTATCAGTGGTTGCGCTGTTTTTCGAGTCTGCCCGTGGAATTTTTGAGATTTTAACAACGTCCGCAACCCTATTTCTGAGGAGTCGTGTAACGCTCTTCGTTGTTGCACGGAACAAAAACATGCCCGACTAGAAAAgacgggataattttttttctgccactCAGGTTGTCCTACGAATTTAGAAATCTGTACGGACACTTCGCCGCTCTCATTGACATCACGAATTGTAAATTATTCCACTTTACGTTCACCATAAACTTGAAGAACAAATGCCGTAGAAATCGATAACCGGGTTTTGATAAATAAACAGTTTCAGAATACACACTTAAAAGTATTCATCTGCCGTAGCCACTGTGATTGTGTAATTGATTTTGCATAATTAATTGCAAACATGCGTTGATGAATTAACTGAGACAACCATTATGACGCACGTAAGGAGCTGAACTTCTGAACTTGCACATTCTACGTATGAAAGAAActactatatgtatgtgtcGTTGACAGTGAAGGGCAatcacaaaaatgaaaaacacgaaaatttcgattagATTTAAGGAAAAATTCTGTCACAATTAACTAATCGTGAAGAAATTTCAAGAATtgcagaatatatatatttacgttcAAAGGAATGTCAGGCTCCCGCGTTCAGtcaaatattcaatttcaacGCTCGCTCTTAATGCCATGCGCCGTGCAAACCTCGTGATCAAGATCGACTAATCGGATCGATCGgaaccaacgaattcagacttacGAATCCGTTGATCGGAACCAGATAGGAAATCCAGAAACACCATTTTGAAGTACGTGCTCAATATATTATGTGTCATAACAATTGTATTCTTATTCTGAACATTTCAGGTCCATTGTGTAGAGACGGAGTATCGTCGATGTTAAATTATCAGTAATATAATACGCAATACGCGTCAAATAGCGATGCGGAGTTTCTGCATCTTATCAATCTTATCGTACATGTTTCCACATGACCCCCGCGAGGAATTATCTATAAGACTATGGGGTCGCCCGTCACTCGTCAGATTGATTGACCTTTGATTTAGATTATCGACGCTCGTTGCGAACCACACATCTTCTTTCTAATGTTGTAATATCAACGCAGTGGTAAACACCGGATCACAGATACCCGCCATACACGTTTTCACAACTTCGTGCTTGCTATTCAGTTATATCGGACGTGTGAAAAGTATCGACTGATCAGTTATTAATAATTCCACACCTGAGTGATCCCTTCTTATCACTGTAAGGATCATATCCTGAGTGTGCTATTAACGCACGTTTAGCTTTTGTTcagcttttctctctttactaTCATTAAAAGACGTAGCTCTGAAGTTTATCAGAGACACCCTCGACAAGGATGACTCGATACACTGTTTTAGTTGTGGGAGGCGGAGGCAGGGAACATGCTATTTGCTGGAAGCTGGCGCAATCAGATCATGTAAGTGGTGTTCTTTGTCCAAAATTATGCTAATTGTTGATTGTTGTAATCTATGATCAGGTAGATCGAATTTATCTGGCATCTGAGAATCCTGGAGCAGAACAGCTGGGCAAAGTAGAATCCGTATCTCTAAATGTAAAAGATAACAAGGTACATTCAATCACTGGTTAGATTATATGTTGTACTGCGGCAATCTCCCAGTTATTCTAAGATCACAACTTCAATTGAATCAGGGAGTCGCAGAATGGTGCAAGAAGAATGGCATCAGCCTGGTAATTGTTGGCCCGGAAGATCCCTTGGCCAACGGTCTAGGAGATGCATTAAAAAATGTTGGTGTTCCTTGCTTTGGCCCAGAGCAGCAGGCTGCTCAAATTGAGACTGATAAAAATTGGGCAAAACTATTCATGGATAGACACAAAATTCCTACCGCAAGATGGAAGGGATTTACTGATGCCAATGaggcaaaaaattttgttaaccGGCAAGTCTTCTGTAAATTCTGATACTCAaacaattatttcatatctgatgaaataaacattttattttaaacaaTTTAGATCTGAGTTCCCAGCCCTGGTCGTAAAAGCTGCAGGTCTAGCTGCTGGTAAAGGCGTAGTTGTTGCTTCAGACAAAGTTGAAGCATGTCAGGCCATTGATGAGATTTTAGTACAGAAGAAATTTGGCTCAGCAGGAAAAGTTGTAGTAGTTGAAGAGCTTTTAGTAGGAGAAGAAGTCTCAGTTTTGGCATTCACAGATGGTAAAAATATATCTTCTATAAAATGAGGACATTAAGTATTCTATCCAAGACACTAATTTGGATattcttttatattattaGGCAGGAAAGTTGTTCCACTGATGCCTGCGCAAGATCATAAGAGAATTTTTAATGGAGATGAAGGCCTTAATACAGGTGGAATGGGTGCTTATTGCCCCTGTCCGCTTTTGAGTCACAAAGATGCCGAATTCGTTAAGAAAAACATACTTCAAACAGCTGTGGATGGCTTAAAAGctgaaaatattccatttaTTGGTAAATCGGCTACTTGGCTAttacgatcattttttctttaaaatgaGGGGAAGCTGCTGCTATTCTTTTAATGTAAGGTTTCCGCACActtattgacaaaaaattaaaatgctCTTGTTCAGGTGTCTTGTATGCGGGTATAATCCTGACAAAGGAGGGTCCAAAAGTCTTGGAGTTCAATTGCCGTTTTGGAGATCCTGAAACCCAAGTCATTCTACCCTTGTTGAAATCTGATTTGTTCTTGGCAATGAAGGTATCTTGTCTTTCCTACCATAGATTATTAAGAACAAcacttaataatttttcactgcACTGATTATTTGTGGCCGTCACAGGCTTGTTATGATGGAACTCTAACAGACTCCCACATCAGTTGGCATACAGACGTCTCCGCTGTTGGCGTCATTCTGGCATCTCGTGGTTATCCAGAGACTTCATCAAAAGGACAAGTTATAACTAACGTTGACAAAATCTCCCTGAGACACAATCACTTTGTATTCCATAGCGGCACCAAATTCTCACCAAAGGGAGAATTACTCACAAATGGTAATGTCAGCaatatgataaataatttgctCACTTTAAAATCATTCTTGTATTTTGATGGCTAATAGGGGGGAGGGTTTTAATCGCCGTCAGCTTGGCACCATCGTTAGCACAAGCAGCTGCTCGTGCCACTGTAGCAGCGGAAGAGATTTCGTTCGATGGAAAACAGTTCAGAACTGACATCGCTCATAAGGGAATTGCAAGGTAGGATAAACAATCCAACAGATGATTCTCGGTTACATAAAATTTCTGGCTAAGCGAATCAAACGAAGAACAAAGCTTAGTAACAAGTGTTTGCATAGATCCATATTGCGCGGTGGAACATTGTCGTATAAAAGTAGTGGCGTAGATATCGAGGCTGGAGACTCCTTAGTTTCAACCATAAAACCTTTAGTGTCTGCAACAAAACGGAGCGGTGCCTTGGGCTCCATTGGAGGTTTTGGTGGACTCTTCGATACTAAGGCAGCAGGGTATAAGGATCCTCTTTTGGTGTCAGGAACTGACGGAGTCGGAACCAAGTTAAAGGTGAGcaagtgcttttttttatcaattccaACACTCTCtcatcaaaaaattgttgcttAGATTGCAATTACCTGCAAGAAGCACGATACAGTAGGAATCGACCTGGTTGCCATGTGCGTCAATGACGTGTTAGCTCATGGAGCTGAGCCCCTTTTTTTCCTGGATTACTTCGCTTGTGGAAGACTTGACCTGGGTACCGCTACTCAAGTTATTGCGGGTGTAGCAGAGGGCTGTCAGAGAGCTGGTTGCACCCTGGTGagtattgaaaatttactcCAAATACCCAATCTATTTCAGTCCATTTATTTCTAATTACTGGCCTAGGTTGGAGGAGAAACTGCAGAAATGCCAGATATGTATGCGGATGGGGAATATGACTTGGCTGGGTTTGCTGTGGGAGCAGTTGAAAGAACACAGCTGCTTCCTCGTACAAGTGATATTCATCCCGGTGATCTTGTATTTGGTTTACCATCAAGCGGTGTTCATAGTAATGGCTTTAGCCTGGTCAGACGAGTATTAAAACTAGCCAACAAAACATATTTCGACATTGCGCCATTCTCTGATGCTGCAAAGACCATTGGTAAGTCTGATAGTCGAATTGTATAATGAATTAAGTAACGAGCATCTCATCTTTTAGGCGAAGAATTGTTGAAACCAACCAAAATCTATGTGAAAGGTGTGATGAGAGCATTGAGATCAGGACTGGTTAAAGGATTTGCTCATATCACCGGAGGTGGATTAACGGACAACATACCAAGAGTTTTGCCAAATGGAACTGGCGTCTCCTTGGATGCTAGCCAGTGGAATATTTTACCCATCTTCAGTTGGCTGGCTGTTACTGGTAATAATTCTGCCCCGTGATTAAGCCCCGTGAATAGTGTGACATTGAATTCACTAAAAGCATTcacatcaattattcattacaTAGGAGGCATAAGCGCACCAGAAATGTTGAGGACTTTTAACTGCGGCATTGGTGCAATTATCATTGCCGCTCCggagaataaggaaaaaattttagagCTTCTCGCGGGCGAAGATCCGAAAATTATCGGGGTAGTAAAATCACACAGCGATGGTGAATATTAGATATTGAATAACCGATTCCTCATGCATTTATGGAAATAATAACCGATGACTTTCAAATTGAGAATAGATCAGCAAAGGGTGGaggtgaataattttgaagCAGCGATGGACTCAGGAATGCGAAGGCATGTACCAATGCTTGTTGAAACTTTGGGAAGGCCTTTGAAGAGGGTCGGTGTTTTGATATCTGGCAGCGGAACAAATCTCCAAGCTTTAATTGATGCGACCTTGGATCCTACTCAAAGAATAGGTGCTGAAATAGTTTTAGTAATATCCAACAAACCTGGAGTTGAAGGACTAAAACGAGCGGAACGAGCGGGGATCAAAACCTTGGTATGAAATCCTCAACAGACAATTAGAGGTAGACTATTAACTCTATAAGATTTGTTTTATAGGTTTTCAAACATACGGACTACCCGAGCCGCGAAGCTTTTGATCTTACAATGGACGTAGCATTACGTGCTGCTAATGTGGATCTCATTTGCCTTGCTGGATTCATGCGGCTTTTATCCGCGGAATTTGTCAAACGCTGGCATGGGGCGTTGATAAACGTACATCCGGCTTTGTTACCGTCTTTCAAGGGCGCGCAAGCTCACAAAGATGCTCTTGCTGCCCAAGTTCGGATTACGGGGTGCACAGTTCACTTTGTGGCGGTATTATCTGACAAATTGTTCCCTTTTACATAATTGGGTCAATTATAAATGCagtctcaatttttcatttctgtctTATCTCAGGTCGAAATGGACTCGGGAGCGATAATAGAACAGGAAGCTGTGCCTGTGCTGCCGGGAGACACGGTAGAAACTCTTCAGGACAGAGTAAAAGTAGCTGAACACCGTGCTTTTCCGAGAGCCTTGAAACTTTTAGCTACGAGGCAAATCGAACTTGATGAGAATGGTACAATCAAGTGGAACTACTAGAAGGTGCTCGTTTTTACATAGCTTATTAAGCATAAATCAATCGCATTGATTTAAGGAGTTGACTGAAGAGTTGTATCTTTAGTCAACGATTTGAtaactaaaaacaaaaacagtaCATTCCTGAAGTTTAATTATGTATTCTCTATTTTGATACGCtctataaattaaaaatcctGTAATAAAATGTTATCTCTCAATCAAAGGTGCGCCTTGTTAAATGTAACCCTTACTACAAATATTTCGATTGTTAGTGATTGTTTAaggtttaaaaatatattgttGGGATGGCGCCACCACTCGGTCCACCAACGAGTGGCGCTCTGTGACAAATTTGTTCACTGATCTCGATTTGTTGCAGCTACAGCAACTGAAAATTTCAGTTGGTGGTAGCGCGGCAGTGGGATGAGGGCAGGAAGTTCTGCTACACGGGTACGTCGAAGTGGTAGGTACGGATTGTGGTGATTGCGCGAGCTGCTGACTCGGTCCGCGGAACGTAGCTAGCGGTAAATTACAACATGGCggaacgaaggaaaaacaGGAAACGCAAAGACGTAAGCAACGCATATGTGATTGAATATAACCATCGTAATCGTTTCGTAATATTTACTGTAATTTTGTAACCATACGCTAAGTTAGAACTCAATATGTCATCTCCGTTTGAAGTCCCATCCTCATTTTCCTCTGTTATTGGCTCTCAGTTATCAAACTATCACCCGTATGCGCGCATTCCGAATTCAGGATGACGTATACTGTGACAATATTGGTCACACCGTGAGTTAACATTAAGTTTTTACATTTATCTAAATCCCTACTAGCTATACTGACTTTAAACctctcaaaaattgaattggcAGCAACTGTCAATGGGCTGTAATACAGCAAATTGAAAATCCTTTGTTACTTTGGACCGATTGCTGAATGGTCTACTTATACTTTGTGCTCAGGAAATTCCAAACCCGGAGAACGAGGAGGCACCAGAGAAGCCGTCCAAAGAAGAATATGCAGTGGCTAAATGGATTCGAAACAATGTCCCAtccaaaaaaaccaaattccTAAACCACAATGTCCAGTACTTCACAGGGACGCGGGCAGTTGATGCTTTGCTTGAAAAGTCACCGTGGAACAAAACGATGTTCGAATCTCGAGAACAGATTACTAGCTTTCTCGACGTCATGCTTAGACACAAGTTCTTTCACCGCgccaaaaaaattgttctctCAGAACAAGAGCTCAGCAAAATTAGGGGCACTAAGAAGAAAGGGAAGGATGCTGGAAAGTCTGATttgaaggaggagaagaaatctCTGGATAAAGAAGatagtaaagaaaaagagtcAACAGACGCCAAAGACGTTGGTGAGAAgcaagaggagaagaaagagctGAAAAAGAAGCCGAAGGTGAGTATTCAAGCAGTGGCTGCtccttatattttatttgtatatgGCTCTGATTTTGGAGTTGTCCATTTAGGTACGTCTGGAAATGCACTTGGATCAGTATTTCGCGGATAGTAATGATGCCTATGTTTGGATATATGATCCAATCCCTCTCTACTACTGGTTGATTGGAACTTTGGTGGTATTGGGTACGATAGGAGTGTGCCTCTTCCCATTGTGGCCACCATCCATTCGTCAAGGAGTCTATCACATCAGCGTTACTGCAGCCGGATTTCTTGGCTTCATATTAGCATTGGCCGTCATCAGGGTGATTGTCTTCTGTCTACTCTGGGTGCTGACACTTGGCAGGCATCACCTCTGGCTGTTACCAAACCTAGCAGAGGATGTTGGATTCTTTCCCTCATTCTGGCCATTATATCAAGTAATTAGCATGTCTTGAATTGCTGTATTTGTTGAAGTTTGCTGCATATTTCTCAACTCatcttattcaattttcatagtACGAGTATTGTGGCCCCTCTTCTGATGGAGACAAGAAAtcaagtaaaaagaaaaaacgcaaGAAAGACAAGGATTCTGATGGAGAAGAAACACCTTTGTTACCTGGGTGAATATCTCGGCTGTGatcgcaatattttatttaaaaattataggaatttgttgcaattttttttttatttcacagcgATAGTCCAACTACCGAAGATgaaggaaacgaaaataaaattgagcgACATGGCGAGAGATCAGATGATTTGGGGCAAATGGATGGTGATGTAGAAGGTGAAGGAGAAGACGAGGGTAGCGAGGAGGGCTCTGAAAGTGAGAAATCGAATACAGAGCGTGACTTTGAAATGGTCCAACATAACGagttagaagaaaaatagccTCTCTTTGTCTCATAAATGTTGATTATaaatgcataaaaaaaaatatatatatacatatatatatttaatattactATTTTGTAAATTCGCGGACACTCGCCAGTGGGATACGTCGGCAGATATTAAAACGCCTGGAATTCGAATTCAACTATCGGACCCAAGGACCAAAATCATGTAGCAAAAAAATGGCTTTCGCATTTTCCTGTGCTTCTAATTCGTAAAGATCGATGGTACATCTCTGCACAGTTGGAAATCACTTACTgctacggaaaaaaaatttctcgcgaTCTGTAGGCTGAAATTCCCTGCACAAATTTCCCATTTTGTCTTAGATCATGATGTTTTTAGTCATCGCCCAGTACAAATTTGATCCCTGCTCATTCGATTTG
Proteins encoded in this window:
- the LOC105687704 gene encoding succinate dehydrogenase [ubiquinone] iron-sulfur subunit-like, giving the protein MFLFRATTKSVTRLLRNRVADVVKISKIPRADSKNSATTDTVDCGATQKDVGKQQMKIIRVYRWNPHEPKTKPYMQQFVVDMNKRGTMVLDALQVIKSEYDATLSFRRSCREGICGSCAMNINGVNTLACLTKLDMNSSKPVIIYPLPHMYVIRDLVPDMSHFLEQYKMIDPWLKRRGEDQFIGYRQTLQSQRDRAKLDGLHECVMCGCCTYACPPYWWLGDKYLGPAVLMQAYRWIIDSRDFEHAERLAKLRDFYSVFRCHTIFNCTKTCPKGLNPGKAIAQIKRLLAGLTKKEKPDLVTAVPDPCSGPLDTKGHRDK
- the LOC105687696 gene encoding trifunctional purine biosynthetic protein adenosine-3 isoform X1, whose protein sequence is MTRYTVLVVGGGGREHAICWKLAQSDHVDRIYLASENPGAEQLGKVESVSLNVKDNKGVAEWCKKNGISLVIVGPEDPLANGLGDALKNVGVPCFGPEQQAAQIETDKNWAKLFMDRHKIPTARWKGFTDANEAKNFVNRSEFPALVVKAAGLAAGKGVVVASDKVEACQAIDEILVQKKFGSAGKVVVVEELLVGEEVSVLAFTDGRKVVPLMPAQDHKRIFNGDEGLNTGGMGAYCPCPLLSHKDAEFVKKNILQTAVDGLKAENIPFIGVLYAGIILTKEGPKVLEFNCRFGDPETQVILPLLKSDLFLAMKACYDGTLTDSHISWHTDVSAVGVILASRGYPETSSKGQVITNVDKISLRHNHFVFHSGTKFSPKGELLTNGGRVLIAVSLAPSLAQAAARATVAAEEISFDGKQFRTDIAHKGIARSILRGGTLSYKSSGVDIEAGDSLVSTIKPLVSATKRSGALGSIGGFGGLFDTKAAGYKDPLLVSGTDGVGTKLKIAITCKKHDTVGIDLVAMCVNDVLAHGAEPLFFLDYFACGRLDLGTATQVIAGVAEGCQRAGCTLVGGETAEMPDMYADGEYDLAGFAVGAVERTQLLPRTSDIHPGDLVFGLPSSGVHSNGFSLVRRVLKLANKTYFDIAPFSDAAKTIGEELLKPTKIYVKGVMRALRSGLVKGFAHITGGGLTDNIPRVLPNGTGVSLDASQWNILPIFSWLAVTGGISAPEMLRTFNCGIGAIIIAAPENKEKILELLAGEDPKIIGVVKSHSDDQQRVEVNNFEAAMDSGMRRHVPMLVETLGRPLKRVGVLISGSGTNLQALIDATLDPTQRIGAEIVLVISNKPGVEGLKRAERAGIKTLVFKHTDYPSREAFDLTMDVALRAANVDLICLAGFMRLLSAEFVKRWHGALINVHPALLPSFKGAQAHKDALAAQVRITGCTVHFVAVEMDSGAIIEQEAVPVLPGDTVETLQDRVKVAEHRAFPRALKLLATRQIELDENGTIKWNY
- the LOC105687696 gene encoding trifunctional purine biosynthetic protein adenosine-3 isoform X2, producing the protein MTRYTVLVVGGGGREHAICWKLAQSDHVDRIYLASENPGAEQLGKVESVSLNVKDNKGVAEWCKKNGISLVIVGPEDPLANGLGDALKNVGVPCFGPEQQAAQIETDKNWAKLFMDRHKIPTARWKGFTDANEAKNFVNRSEFPALVVKAAGLAAGKGVVVASDKVEACQAIDEILVQKKFGSAGKVVVVEELLVGEEVSVLAFTDGRKVVPLMPAQDHKRIFNGDEGLNTGGMGAYCPCPLLSHKDAEFVKKNILQTAVDGLKAENIPFIGVLYAGIILTKEGPKVLEFNCRFGDPETQVILPLLKSDLFLAMKACYDGTLTDSHISWHTDVSAVGVILASRGYPETSSKGQVITNVDKISLRHNHFVFHSGTKFSPKGELLTNGGRVLIAVSLAPSLAQAAARATVAAEEISFDGKQFRTDIAHKGIASVCNKTERCLGLHWRFWWTLRY
- the LOC105687703 gene encoding translocation protein SEC62, encoding MAERRKNRKRKDEIPNPENEEAPEKPSKEEYAVAKWIRNNVPSKKTKFLNHNVQYFTGTRAVDALLEKSPWNKTMFESREQITSFLDVMLRHKFFHRAKKIVLSEQELSKIRGTKKKGKDAGKSDLKEEKKSLDKEDSKEKESTDAKDVGEKQEEKKELKKKPKVRLEMHLDQYFADSNDAYVWIYDPIPLYYWLIGTLVVLGTIGVCLFPLWPPSIRQGVYHISVTAAGFLGFILALAVIRVIVFCLLWVLTLGRHHLWLLPNLAEDVGFFPSFWPLYQYEYCGPSSDGDKKSSKKKKRKKDKDSDGEETPLLPGDSPTTEDEGNENKIERHGERSDDLGQMDGDVEGEGEDEGSEEGSESEKSNTERDFEMVQHNELEEK